GGCAAGTACTTATTTGAAGCAATTTCAAGTAGTGAGGATACTGCAGGGCTATCCTCGCCTCGCCATCAGAATATCTAGTATTTAATACTACTGCGCTATTACCTTAGCCTCTCTTGTAGCGCACTCAGCAGATCCTACGCATCTAATCACTTTtgttaggttaaaaaaaaagtccgagTACGTTTATCTTTATTGATTGACTAGCTTCTGCCAGcgtcttcgtctgcgtggatttTAGAATTGTGTCTAAAACTTCGCTCGGtcataatttttaatcctactacGGTAACTATTTGAGAGTTTGGCGATAGATCGGAGTAGGTACTTAACTTTTCCAttgcataggtgacatgcataccaaatttgaTAGCTGTCTtaccgcggcttagctcgtaataaatttttaattttccctcgggaactacttcaGGAACCGGGATaataagtagcctatgttcttttctatgGCAAAGGCGTCAAAGGCTAACATggatgccaaatttcatcaaatccGTTTTTccgtttttatttgtatgattaAGTAACAGACatccaaactttcacatttattatattagtaggattaaaaTATTGACTAAATTAATTGTTCAATCCGTACTTACTCAGGTCATAGTTGATCATCCGGTTCTCGAAGTACCAGAAAACATAGGAGGGTGGCTCTGTGGACCTCTTGACCACACACACTAGCTTCAACATCGAACCTTCGTGGATGATTTTTTCAGATTCGCCCATTATCTCTGCGTACGCCGCTGTCGGCAAAaacattactttaaaaaaatgggCCAAGTGCAGGTTCAACTCGAGCAACAGAGTTACGAATAAAATGTacagttatataaaatgtatgaattaataaatgaaaaaataatagactgcaataaaaaaaatacattagaagGTATATTCCATTATTTCTTTTCACATCTAGTAAACAACAGTGTGTTTACTAGATGTGAAAGTATTAGTTGTTTCATTGTAGTaggtataacatatataaatccAATATCACTATATTTTAGTCATACCTATGTGCAATGAgtagataaaagtaaaataagtcAACTGCATTGTATATTCATGGAGAGTACCGGCACGCAAGCAAAGCCGAGCCGGCCTAGCGCAAGCATCGTGGGTAGAGTTCGAACTACTCACTCCCCACAACGCACCATTCGTTgccatgttgtttttttattccactacaaattagtccttaactgcaatctcacctgctggtaagtgatgatgcagtctaaaatggtcgTTGTTCAACAACAAcgccatattgtttttttttattccactacaagttatcccttgactgcaatctcacctggtggtaagtgataatgcagtctaaaatagtagcgggctaacctgttaagggatatggtagtcatagccctgatcggtttctcgcgacatcacaccggaacactaaatcgcttagcggcgcgtttttgttggtagggtggaaactagccacggtcaaagcctccaaacagaccagaccagagaaaattcagaaattaaaattccaaatttcccctgtcgggaatcgaacccgactTCTACCTAAatcacaacgctcaccgttcCGCCTCGGCGGTGGTCAATGTGTCGTTGATGCATGGGCGAGTTGACTTACTATTgttttgacttttatttatctacatagAGCACTAACctctttataaattaataaaagtcaatatataatatataagcatAACAAATATCCCAATTTCATGATTTTCCGATTTACAGCGATGTGGCCTAAATAAGGCTCCCTTTTTCTCTCAAGGGAAGGGACCCTAAACATGTGCCTTAGCATAGGTCGTTTAATAAGAGCGGCACCTCCTCTTTGTGCATTATTTTCACGCAGGATGTTTGTCCTACTTTCAACGTATCAAGTACTCATTTCTTGACTTGGTTTTCGATAGAAACAATAGGTTACAAGTTTTGCTCCCGAAATTATTGTTGATGGAAGATGCTAAAAGTTATCACTAATTGAACTGAACAACCTGACCTGAATTGATCACATTTAAAAATCAATTGATATTATGTCCAGCATTTAAGAAACTGACGAGTGTTTCAATAGTGTTCAATTCTTATCGCAACatccagtttaaaaaaaaaaacccagtaatattataaaaaaacatcgcTCATAAATTGACCGAAATTGAGTTTCTGCTTCTGTTATTAATTGTAGGCTTTGGTCACTATGAATGTAACAGAAAAATGAAAGCTTTCTTCAGCTTTCTTTAACTCCTTCAAACCATCGACCTATCTCCATTCATTCACGGGTCGTTCATCAATAACTTTGCCTCTACCTTAACAAGGTATGAGATCTTAAGCCTTTTACAGTTAGGTTTCCGACGTGGGCATAGCACGGCTACGGCCTTAATGAAGTTATGTGATAAAAGGTTGTCCGGAGgagatcgctttaagcgataaagccgcctttgcgcatataatataatacaataaagaatttccattctattctatttatttctGAGCTTTCATAACGtttatggttttaatatttctttcttattttagaataactaaaattttactaaataatgtaaaagtatcttatgtccgcgtttaataatatatctatatttaaaagAGGTAAACATTTTGCATTTATAGACATCCTTTTTAAGCTTATcgtatttttttgattatttaatacatacattaaGAACGGTCacgtagttattatttattgattagcGTCGTTTTTATTATTGAGTGATGccatagattttaatttaacattgcGGTACGTGTCTCTCCTTACCCAGGGCTGGAAACCGTTTGGTCTTTTCTTATAATTCATTCGTATTTGAAATCTAATTAAACCTTGAATTAATTTACTCGgtcattaaataatttatattaaagtaccAGTATCCACACTCGTAATATACAATGGGTTTCACGTCTTTAGGTATTAAATTACATCAGAATTTATCACCTAGCAGCGTGAAACAACTCGTtcctttttttgaaatgaacTCAATATGGCTAAAACACTTAATATTTTACCTAGATTTGTTGTTTTTACTATTATTCGTGTAAAAGGAGGCTAATTATCAGTGTAAAGAAAATTAACTATCAGTTGGGCATATCCAAGAATGCGTTTTCTAATAACAAACacaagtttgtaaaaaatattcaaatgttCGGTCAAAATCCACTCACCAACAAgaactagtttaaaaaaaatgctagtAGGCGGATGGGTTGGCACTTGACACTCGTAGTATCCAGCGTCAGCTGACGTTGCGAAGCGTATGTGTAACGCCCAGTCCTAGAAACAAAAAGGATGTTAGCGAATGTTAGCAAGAATATGTAGGTGCCtgcaaaaaaattgaattattaaaaggtAGTGATTTAAAGATGTTAGTTGTTAACGCCTTTGATTTCTCCACGGGCATTTTCtgtttctattaaaatataatcgtcatcgtcatcatcttgttaaccaatggacgtccacttaTGGTCATAAGTCTTTTGAGAAAGTTCCACGCTCTTGTACCTTTAACGTCCAGCAACTCCCTGCAACTTGTTTAATGTCTTTTGTCTACATCCACGGAGTTCTGTCAACGATGCGTTTACTGACGCTAGGTCACTAGTTCAGTACCTTGGGACTCCTAGCTATGTtccccgcctattgccacttcagtttcgcgaTTTGTTAAGGTATGTCGGTGAAGTGATGGAATGAAGAGATTCTTAAAAGTTCTTCAAAGAATCTCTTCATTCCTGATTCAATCACTTATACTCTGAGTATAGCTCCTATTATCGCACGCTGAATGAATCTGACCCGTCTTATtagacccatagttagcgaaCGCGACGCAGTGTTTGAAGTTTTTGGTCttcgtataaaaataaaagcatcaTCTGTGTTTATGATAATCCATCATGACCTTTCTAATTGTGCATGATTTGTGGATTGAAATCATTCGTACAGatataaacaatacaaaaattaaagagctTTTCGCATAAAGTTAACAAGAGTGATAAATACCGAACATCGTTATTCGCACcccaatattaaatattacttccTACTTTCTTTACACTAGGAATTTGAAGCTTTTACTGAGATGCGATTATTATGacaaaacataaatagaatacaGGTTGCTTTAACCAAAGAAAAAGAATTTTCCACATAGCTAATTTAACTTCGTTAATGGGCAAAAAACGCTGCAAATgattacctattatttttatttgacacgCGTTTGTTTCTGAAACGCTGATCATTATTGATCAATAAGCATATCATATAAAATGAGGATATCTAAATTGAGTTGCCAAAGGGGAAATACGTTGAAAATACACCTGTTAGTTAAATATTATGCAAATGTATGCATGTTAGGTGAATTAATTTTTGCCAAACGCTAATCGGTGTCTGTTACTTATCATAGATTGAGCGTTTTCTATCAAATTGTATATGGTATAcgtacagggtatgcataaagcaggtacatgggcataaaatagaaaaaatcccCACCAATACGAGTTTATAcacaataatttgggtatgcagtgcttttgtgcatgtatgaagtgcacgccactgtatacgTATGGTTTCTTTTTcacccgtttttttttgtttttttgaccCGTTGTACGCAAGTTTACAAGATTAAAAATGGACTTCTTTAGTCTATTATTAATCTTGTATACTGTatggtattttatttacaattgcgCTGTAACACACGCCCTTATCATTGCACTAGCAATTTACTATGGAGGATGGATTGGAGTTGCGCGCTTTTATCGCTTATTAAAATTGACAACTATGTCAGTAAACCGTTGATTTGATCAACTTTCTAGTCACTGGGCCTTATTTACATACACACGTTCTGCATAACATACTTTGAAATGCCAGGTGATCACGCGATGTGTTTAGTTTATCTATCTTtggcaatatttattttccttttttattgaaTTGCTTTTTTCTATATAATTTGAGAATAAGGCGTTGGTCAActtttcattttatgttatgCGATAGAAGgaaaattataagtttttatttaaaacatataatatttctGATATGTTTATGGCGATGTTAATAGTAAAACGTAGCTTTAGCTCGTAGCTCAGTAAAAACTTAACAGATAACGATTTTTTCAACGATACTCTCAAATAATAGAGATAGGATAAAAATCTTCCAAGTTTGAGTCAATCATCACCATCGTCAACAGACCATAACAAATCGCCTATAATTTGTCCATTACTTTCATGAAGCTTCAAAGAAATGATTGACGTTTGTActtcgtattatttatttttttcttaacactCCAAGTTATCCCTTGCggtctcacctgatggtatggCACCGTACCAGAACGTTTAATCACTTGATGGCACGTTACccatagggtggtaactagccacggctaaagctttcacccagaccagaacagagaaactACTGCATGTTCGTAGTATTTTACTGGATAAAATTAAGTGTGTGAAAAGGTAAAATCAAATGAGCATCATCTAAACCTATTACAGTAGGTTTTAATGAGAAGTAGAAGACAATGCCCACCCGCTCTACGAAGTAATAAATAGCTTACCTTGACATGTCTCCCGTGGGCCGAAAAGAATCTGCTGTCTGCACTATAAGTGACAAGGCCGACTGATAACAGTGAGTAATCTTTCCTCCTGATCCACGTCACctaaaagattaattatttatggctGGTGTACACAAGGCGAGTTTCTTCTACTCAGATAGAAGACAGTTCATCAGGAAGTTGCTATATCTAATCAAAAAGTATGAACCTTCAGATTATGTGTCTactttaataatactttatCTCGGCTGCTTCCAGGTCAGTATCCGACACTATGTAGCCAGATACTAACCTGGTATTACTTACAAACTCGCACTTtgtaaataatcattatttattaggctcacgatttaaatatcaaaaaagtaAACATAACAATTCTGCCTTTTTTCTACATCTCTGAAGGTTAGGTCTCGCACAGATATAATATTTACCCTCAGTGATATTTGGATATTTATATTCGTATCTAACCCATTGGAATATTaccatatattatattcttctcGCAGAAGTTTTCTTAGAGGGAAATTAGTGATACAAAACATgtccaatattaaaataaaaactagagTAAGGTATATGTAATATTCAAagacatattattatgtatttatcgAATACTAAGTAGACCTACAGATATTGTTAAAGACGGCATTAAAAACGgaatatttgtttttctaaCCAACGTTGAccaactttttaataatttataaacatacaaaaaacaaCTTCAatcttaaataaacattatctttacgttttaaaaaaaaggcttaTGTACccataagctttttttttaaataattctacAGCTTCCTCttgaaaaccagcgctgcagtATAGAAGTTTAAAACTGCAGTGGCGGTATAAATCTGACATCAAGCGTTTTAACTACATTGTTCTCTTCAACATTTCATTGTAAACAttttatgtttaacataaaGTTTAGCGTAAATGGTTTTACTTCTGTTGATAATGGCTGAATAACGTTATTTGTAACTTTGTATTGTATACGTAGAGTGTCGTACATATTTTTGgccattatatttattaactcttaaTATAAAGGTACATTCTGGGTAACAAGAGGCCGTGTAGCGGAAACATTCCAGATCTTTGTGGTGTATcagaaacaaagaaacaaaacgCTTCCTTGAAATATCAACAAGGTAACGGTGCGGACTCTAACGAACGCATTGCGGTGCGGTAGTAAAATGATAAAGGTGGTATTGAATGGTAAACCTTGCAGAAAAGATGTCCAAAACGTTTGCACTGTAAAACTAACAAATTGCTTTGGTGTCGTTTGGTGACACAAtgtaattttcaatatatttacaaCATAATTTTTGATGGAGTCAtgaaagttaaaattttcaaattacttGTAAGGTtcataaaatttgaataaagctgaaaataattaaatttaacgaaTCCAATTCATGACAAAGTTCACCAAGACTTGCGGAAAGTTCCCAAATAAAGTCATTAAGGGTTTGGAAATTACTCTTGATTGTAATGTCATTTATCTGATTGAACTTAACACGACTAAGTTGTTAAACAAAAGTTAGTTATGAAATTTTGAGTATAACAATTTTATAGCAACAAAGTTCTAGCTGAttagaaacttaaaaattacataCAAGTTATAGCCACAgataaatgtttacttattttatgttatgtatatatgtattccACTTTTGCGAAGACTCTATTCGActgatttgaatttattttatatcaaacaaTCGGTTTTATACCGTTAtgatacttttttaataaagacaAATCATTTTTCACGATCTCTCTTTATTCAAAGCGTAGAGTAAGAGACGATGAGTATAGAGACGATGCCACAGTGAAATATTACGTATTCATTCTATGAAATACATTACTCTTTCGCATTCAGTCAAAAGGCCACATTAAAACTGTTTGATTATTAtggcataatttttattacctatGTATCTATAAATATTGACTTCGATATATTTggtttataaaacttaaatcgGGAATATTATTCAGGTTTACTATGTACACATGTAAGTTATTCGTCAAAATGCGCGGTTCACAAATTAATactcaattcaattcttgtttatgacttatgtctgtgccaactgggcacaaggtacttcgccaatgtcttgtagatggagaaggcacgaaggagattgatcggttaaattaatgaaaagtaAATTATGAATATCTATACGATACTATTGTTACATTAATATTGACGTACTCACCGTATTTTCCGTTATGTCACTAACTTCACAATGTAATATTGCAGTAGTTCCTATTTGAGCTATGACAGTAGTACAATTGTCAGTCAAAAATATACCATTCTTAGCTTTTCCACTTAACTTATTAACTGCCGATGCAGAAGAATCTCTGTACAATttcttaactttatttaaagatttagaTATTGATGTTTCATCTAATTCCgtaataatttctttatcttGTAAGCGTTCATGGTGTTTATTATGATGCCTCTCATGGCTTATTTCTCTAACTGTttctataacattatttatattattatgtacattatcATCGAAGTCTTTATCTAAGGAAAGGGATGACAGACGAAGTGGTTTTGGTAGTTTAGGATATGTTGTACTTGTGCTAAGATTATAGGCACTCGTCGTATAAGATTCTGTGGAATCTTCATTGCTGTCAGTTGTTGTATAAGTTATTGTCGTTTGTGTCGACGAAGTTGTCGTAGTGGTTCTTCTTCGGTGtcctaaaaaagtttaaattacttaaacaaAATATGGAATCAAACTTACTAAAAGTCGCTTTAATATAAAACGCAATTGTTCCAATCTGacaatttcataataatttaatcaataatttgctgttttttttaaacattattgttTAAACGCTATCTCAGATTCaggtattcaaaatttaatttaactgtatcatttatctttattataattatgcaatgatttatttatttattaagagcactaacaacatgcacacacacaaaaacatggactgatatgtaAGTCAATTACAAGTtgacatagcattgacaaagcgtcatgtaaactaaatttgacaaaaaaattaactcactGATTATTCTACTTATTAAACATTTAACCAAACGAAAAGGTTTTGACGTTAAGATCAAGATTAttcaaatactttatttattattttaatttggtatATACGTTATATATTTCAACGCTAATTAGATAGCCTGCCTGCGGaataattttgatataattatcTGACagattgttataataaaagttatattaatataataattatagattaAAACTATAACTTATTGAATTCttgttattcaataaataatatttattctagTAGCATGCATCAAACTCGTTTGATGCGGTCTCTTCTATGATATTTGTTATTTTGCTcgttcattattattatttgcggcaatgatgttttaattatagaagctaaaaatacaaatgaaatattggaagcatattattatgaatttaaacaaaaaatacataatgtattaaaacattatgtatattttctaatgCTTCTTATTTGAGTTTAATGATTGTGTACAATAGCGCCAGTGCGATTTTGGTGTACATTAACTCTGGTGTGTATCTGAACTTAGTCCACTAAATAAAGTCCTGCTAATGTAAGCAGGACTAAATTTAGTGGCTACATCATTGTTGAAGAGAAAAGGAGGCACTGTATATCTTGTATTCTTAAGAGATATATATGTGTAGGACAACTGGCATCAATATTTTATCACTTAGTtgaattcaataataaaaaagttctcTACATAAGCACATCTAAACTAAGAAACTTAACTAAGAGAATCAGGGACAGTTTCTTGGTCTAAACTTTCAATCTCAAACCCACATATTGTTTAACcgaacaatatttatattattatcttctaCAATAATGGTactatttaaagaataaatcgTATTAACTGCCTCACCTTTCTTGTGATGTCGTGTAAAATTCCCAAAAACACTACCTAATCTTTGTTGATTTCTTGTAGTGCACAATTCCAGAGACTTAAGATCATCTGCATTTTGCGTGACCAAAATGGAAGACCTCTTCGACTCCATAGCACCTGTGTTCACTAACAATTCAGCTTCAAGCAATAGAACAACAGTTGCATAGAGTAGTTTAAGTTCTTTACTGCAAAACATTGTTTTGGCACTAAATTTAGTAAACGTCACATTTGGGAAACTTTGTTACATTTCGACACACTTAAATTTATAGTCATTATTGCTTGAATTTTGCTAGCTTCCCCGGTATTGTAAGATAGTCCTTTTCTTGATCATTCTGGAACAAAAGAAATTTTACTCTTTTTCAATTTCACTCAACCAGACGcacacatattatttatattgttttgctttaatctattaaaatatttcaacataATTGTTAAAACGTAAAGATGTTAAAGtgttaagaaaaaaatctttaaaaacattttaaaaatcattttattaatttgatttatcGCAAACATAAACAATACGGCTAAATATGAACTACTTATAAGTACGAGAAAATTTATCAAGGAGAATCATTATAGACGTATCCTCTTATATCCGAGATTATGAGTGTCTCTACAATCCAAAAAGAAGATTAATCTTTTACTGTTTTAGCTTATGTATTATAAAACTTCCAACATTTTATCTGAATTATTCTGTATAAAAATGTTCATTCTTAGATGTGAAGATCTTGTGtgagataaatttaaacataaaatagattacagaaaaaaagaactttattatgatatcgaaactatataataatcatttattatttcagtacTACACTATGTATGAATTACTTAAATACTCAGTGCTAGGAAGCGATCCGCCCTTTCAACTCTTACAAGGCCTCATTCATATTTATCATTGTTAAATTGCAAAATGTTGATGTGAAAAAAACAACTTCCGAGCTTCTTGCTTGTCTCACTACAAAAAACAGACTTGACCTTTGAAGATCGTTAATGAGgtaggccaacttgaaattaatgaatttggaAATATGTTAAGCTCGTGTACTCGTATTTGTTTATCAACCCAGCCGCCAAAATGTGTATatctgttatttaaatattataagtgaATAGATGTTATACAAGAGtataatttagttattaaaaacagaacaaatgaaataacaagaagcaaaattgaattttgaatggacTCTGATAATTACATCCATATATGTGTTATATGGTGACTACATGATTACACAAATCACAACTGTCATCGTGGTTCTGTGATGAAAATACAGTTTGAAGAGTTTCTATTTGAGTTAAATCGATACTCTGTTTAACGAGGTTGTATTTAGGTATTCAGGGCACCTATTCAGTATACCGCCACGGCCACTTTGTGACGATTGATGACGACTCATTCAGACTGGTTCTacgaaattaatttttaaaaattgggGTCTAAAAAATCTTTGCGTTCTACGTTTGACTAATGATCCGAGCACACCCTTAATGCAGTGGAAATCCAATTAACTGAactcaaatattttaattaaaatatttgaaacccTCTTGTTTTAAAGCTATGACGTTGATATTTTTTTGCTCGTATAAAAGAGTATATAATATGATGTTgatggtaattatttttatcactaatattattaattatatttagatctacttttagttatagcctcttttgtgtacctaatatcaataaattaaataattaaattttacgttAAAAaggttaaagaatcatttatttctcttaaagaataattttacatattcacttacagagaaatcatattgatttaatattatttgattagccatcatattaaacttattattaggtttacatacattattaaaaatccaCCATCAGAAACTTCGATATCCGAGTGTTGCGAAATGCGAAGTCGTTGCCATAGTGTAGTTACTCGTATAAGCGGTATTACAACTGAGAAACGAGTAGCATGCGATTTTTTTAGTTTGCTTGTAATCGTACAACGATAATTTTATCACGATTCATGGATTTCACTTATCTGCtcttaaagttattttagaaGGTAGTTAACTTGAATTAACTTTTAGTAATGAAGGTAtagtttaatttactttttttttactctttaattgaaaaaacaccaata
This sequence is a window from Pararge aegeria chromosome 1, ilParAegt1.1, whole genome shotgun sequence. Protein-coding genes within it:
- the LOC120624367 gene encoding uncharacterized protein LOC120624367, whose amino-acid sequence is MFCSKELKLLYATVVLLLEAELLVNTGAMESKRSSILVTQNADDLKSLELCTTRNQQRLGSVFGNFTRHHKKGHRRRTTTTTSSTQTTITYTTTDSNEDSTESYTTSAYNLSTSTTYPKLPKPLRLSSLSLDKDFDDNVHNNINNVIETVREISHERHHNKHHERLQDKEIITELDETSISKSLNKVKKLYRDSSASAVNKLSGKAKNGIFLTDNCTTVIAQIGTTAILHCEVSDITENTVTWIRRKDYSLLSVGLVTYSADSRFFSAHGRHVKDWALHIRFATSADAGYYECQVPTHPPTSIFFKLVLVAAYAEIMGESEKIIHEGSMLKLVCVVKRSTEPPSYVFWYFENRMINYDLNGVSVHNGRQTSELIIGKAEPRHAGNYTCVPANAKAASVTVHVVQSETPAAMQHGNNSSVETQVHLAHSLILLSLFALFQRNVRGPG